One Amycolatopsis sp. NBC_00355 genomic window carries:
- a CDS encoding RNA-guided endonuclease InsQ/TnpB family protein, which translates to MSRFRLTPTAEQEARLLVHCAHARFVWNLAVEQHSHWRPGRPLPPGYVEQARQLTEIRDEHAWLREGSVTVQQQALRDFAQALRSLFGGTHGKPTWRRAAVHQGFRQVAVRPEHVRRLNRRRAAVWVPKVGWVRFRWSRPPSGELKSYRITRDRAGRWHLAFAAVPAPIPAPGDGSAVGIDRGVAVSAALSTGELLHCPGLSRAERARALRLRRRLARAARGSNRRARLLRAIAQLTAKESARRKDWAEKLTTRVAREFDVIRVEDLRITHMTRSAKGTAAAPGRRVRQKSGLNRAILAQGWGLVVSRLEHKAPGRVEKVPAAFTSQRCSACGHVASESRESQAVFRCVACGYSGNADVNAARNIAAGRAVTARGGGTVVRPVNREPRRPDPAVPGSRRRNPLVG; encoded by the coding sequence ATGTCCCGCTTTCGCTTGACGCCCACAGCCGAACAGGAGGCTCGGCTGCTGGTCCATTGCGCCCACGCGCGGTTCGTCTGGAACCTCGCCGTGGAGCAGCACTCCCATTGGCGGCCCGGGCGGCCGCTCCCTCCAGGCTACGTCGAGCAGGCGCGGCAGCTGACCGAGATCCGGGACGAACACGCGTGGTTGCGCGAGGGCTCGGTCACCGTCCAGCAGCAGGCGCTGCGCGACTTCGCCCAGGCTCTGCGCAGCCTCTTCGGAGGCACCCACGGCAAGCCGACTTGGCGCCGAGCCGCGGTCCACCAGGGATTCCGACAGGTCGCCGTCCGGCCTGAGCACGTACGAAGGCTCAACCGGCGGCGCGCCGCCGTGTGGGTGCCCAAGGTGGGCTGGGTCCGGTTCCGCTGGTCGCGGCCCCCGTCCGGCGAACTCAAGTCCTACCGGATCACCCGCGACCGCGCCGGGCGGTGGCACCTCGCGTTCGCCGCTGTCCCCGCGCCCATTCCGGCGCCGGGCGACGGCAGCGCGGTCGGGATCGATCGAGGCGTCGCCGTGTCGGCGGCACTGTCGACCGGAGAGCTCCTGCACTGCCCCGGGCTGTCCCGCGCCGAGCGGGCGAGAGCGTTGCGGCTGCGACGGCGGCTCGCCCGGGCCGCCCGCGGATCGAACCGGCGAGCCAGGCTGCTCCGAGCGATCGCGCAGCTGACCGCCAAGGAGTCCGCACGCCGGAAGGACTGGGCGGAAAAGCTGACGACGCGTGTCGCCCGCGAGTTCGACGTGATCCGGGTCGAAGACCTGCGCATCACGCACATGACCCGATCGGCGAAAGGCACCGCCGCGGCGCCGGGACGGCGAGTGCGGCAGAAGTCGGGCCTGAACCGGGCGATCCTCGCCCAGGGGTGGGGTCTGGTGGTCTCGCGCTTGGAGCACAAGGCTCCGGGCCGGGTCGAAAAGGTCCCTGCCGCCTTCACGTCGCAACGTTGTTCCGCCTGCGGGCACGTGGCGTCCGAATCCCGCGAGAGCCAAGCGGTGTTCCGGTGCGTCGCCTGTGGGTACAGCGGCAACGCGGACGTGAACGCGGCCAGGAACATCGCCGCCGGACGGGCGGTGACCGCGCGGGGAGGCGGGACAGTGGTCCGGCCGGTGAACCGTGAACCTCGGCGACCCGACCCGGCCGTGCCGGGCTC
- a CDS encoding ATP-binding protein, giving the protein MSALPREELRGLFLFEHLSEDQLDWIADNAVLEEYEGDTVVIREGDEATCFYVLLSGAIRMTRLVSGTEVETNRSDQRGAYFGATQFFVHQESDHRYNATVRALSDVTFLTLPSREFSFEFRRWFPMATHLLEGMYLGWRNSDTVIGSRRRLLALGELSAGLTHELNNPAAAAVRATSALRERVAGMRHKLAFLAKKTIDPELLYQLIDVQEKLVKQVAQAPKLSAMQQSDREDQISDWFEDHDIDGGWDLADIYVRAGLTTTDLDNVLEQVGDTFMDGAVRWLAYALETEMLMGEIEDSTTRISALVGKAKQYSQMDRSPHQWVDVHDGLDSTLVMLAGKIGDGVRVVKEYDRSLPKIPAYAGELNQVWTNIIDNALGAMGGEGTLTLRTWGVNDQVRVEIGDTGPGIPEDIKGRIFEPFFTTKAVGEGTGLGLDISWKIVVERHQGDLRVESEPGNTRFEVCLPTEEQASL; this is encoded by the coding sequence ATGAGCGCATTGCCGCGGGAAGAGCTTCGCGGCCTCTTCCTGTTCGAACACCTTTCCGAGGACCAGCTCGACTGGATCGCCGACAACGCCGTGCTCGAGGAGTACGAGGGCGACACCGTCGTCATCCGCGAAGGCGACGAAGCGACCTGCTTCTACGTCCTGCTGAGCGGCGCGATCCGGATGACGCGGCTCGTCAGCGGCACCGAGGTCGAGACCAACCGGTCCGACCAGCGTGGCGCCTACTTCGGCGCGACGCAGTTCTTCGTGCACCAGGAGAGCGACCACCGCTACAACGCGACGGTGCGTGCGCTGTCCGACGTCACGTTCCTGACGCTGCCGTCGCGAGAGTTCTCCTTCGAGTTCCGCCGGTGGTTCCCGATGGCGACGCACCTGCTCGAAGGCATGTACCTCGGCTGGCGCAACAGCGACACCGTGATCGGGTCGCGCCGCCGGCTGCTGGCGCTGGGCGAGCTGTCGGCCGGCCTGACGCACGAGCTGAACAACCCGGCCGCGGCCGCCGTCCGGGCGACGTCCGCGCTGCGCGAGCGCGTCGCCGGGATGCGGCACAAGCTGGCTTTCCTGGCGAAGAAGACCATCGATCCCGAGCTGCTCTACCAGCTGATCGACGTCCAGGAAAAGCTGGTCAAGCAGGTCGCGCAGGCCCCGAAGCTGAGCGCGATGCAGCAGTCCGACCGCGAAGACCAGATCAGCGACTGGTTCGAGGACCACGACATCGACGGTGGCTGGGACCTCGCCGACATCTACGTCCGGGCCGGGCTCACCACGACCGACCTGGACAACGTCCTGGAGCAGGTCGGCGACACCTTCATGGACGGCGCCGTCCGCTGGCTCGCCTACGCGCTCGAGACCGAGATGCTGATGGGCGAGATCGAGGACTCGACCACCCGCATCTCCGCGCTGGTCGGCAAGGCCAAGCAGTATTCGCAGATGGACCGGTCGCCGCACCAGTGGGTCGACGTCCACGACGGCCTCGACTCCACGCTCGTGATGCTCGCCGGCAAGATCGGCGACGGCGTGCGCGTCGTCAAGGAGTACGACCGGAGCCTGCCGAAGATCCCCGCGTACGCGGGCGAGCTCAACCAGGTCTGGACGAACATCATCGACAACGCGCTGGGCGCGATGGGCGGCGAAGGCACGCTGACGCTGCGCACGTGGGGCGTCAACGACCAGGTGCGCGTCGAAATCGGCGATACCGGCCCGGGCATCCCGGAGGACATCAAGGGGCGGATCTTCGAGCCGTTCTTCACGACCAAGGCGGTCGGCGAGGGCACCGGGCTGGGCCTGGACATCTCGTGGAAGATCGTCGTCGAGCGGCACCAGGGTGACCTGCGCGTCGAGTCCGAGCCAGGGAACACCCGGTTCGAGGTGTGCCTCCCGACCGAAGAGCAGGCCTCCCTCTGA
- a CDS encoding carboxylesterase/lipase family protein, with the protein MASVPTVTTELGALVGLAGDGVRRWRGIPYARPPVGELRWKAPQPPSLSGGVHVAAEYGPHAMQSPDPMNPQAVCDEDCLYLNVCTPEEPAPEGGYPVLFWLHGGGYRVGHGEQLGDGEEFARAGIVVVTINYRLGSLGFLHLAGIFGDAEADAGVGGLLDQIAALKWVRRNISAFGGDPSRITVYGVSAGAKSVGNLMGSPLGTGLFAQAISSSGGADHVATPETGTALARRLLDEVGCHDVESLRALPAKEFVEAQERILTGFQALWLWRPTLHPRVLPEVPIEPIRRGSAAGVPLLVGCNSNEGSTYAMMLGDDVATAPAADVLSAILGAEGTSQLLETYLRRVPDLNAAKIAAMGDERYGIPTQRLADAQSAHAPVYRYRIDIAAPGVPEQLDGGHGTETTMAWKTPLPLFAEATDVNPARERAAFLIHRCWVRFVHDGVASADGPEWPPYGPELRPVLVFREDTDLVLDPRAEERKAWGDTEWASGTWFPVT; encoded by the coding sequence ATGGCCTCGGTCCCGACGGTCACGACCGAGCTCGGGGCGCTGGTGGGGCTGGCGGGTGACGGCGTCCGCCGGTGGCGCGGGATCCCGTACGCCCGGCCGCCGGTCGGCGAGCTGCGGTGGAAGGCGCCGCAGCCGCCTTCGCTCTCGGGTGGCGTGCACGTCGCGGCGGAGTACGGGCCGCACGCGATGCAGTCGCCCGACCCGATGAACCCGCAGGCGGTCTGCGACGAGGATTGCCTGTACCTCAACGTCTGCACGCCGGAGGAGCCCGCGCCCGAGGGTGGCTACCCGGTGCTGTTCTGGCTGCACGGCGGCGGTTACCGCGTCGGTCACGGCGAACAGTTGGGCGACGGCGAGGAGTTCGCGCGCGCCGGGATCGTCGTCGTCACGATCAACTACCGGCTCGGCTCGCTCGGGTTCCTGCACCTCGCCGGGATCTTCGGCGACGCCGAGGCGGACGCCGGGGTGGGCGGCCTGCTCGACCAGATCGCCGCGCTGAAGTGGGTGCGCCGCAACATCTCCGCGTTCGGCGGCGATCCGTCGCGGATCACCGTCTACGGCGTCTCGGCGGGCGCGAAGAGCGTCGGCAACCTGATGGGCAGCCCGCTCGGCACGGGGTTGTTCGCGCAGGCGATCAGCAGCAGCGGCGGCGCGGACCACGTGGCGACACCGGAAACCGGCACCGCGCTGGCCCGGCGGCTGCTCGACGAAGTCGGTTGCCACGACGTCGAATCCCTGCGGGCGTTGCCGGCCAAGGAGTTCGTCGAGGCGCAGGAACGGATCCTCACCGGCTTCCAGGCGCTGTGGCTGTGGCGCCCGACGCTGCACCCCCGCGTGCTGCCGGAGGTGCCGATCGAGCCGATCCGCCGCGGCAGCGCGGCCGGCGTCCCGCTGCTCGTCGGCTGCAACAGCAACGAAGGCAGTACGTACGCGATGATGCTGGGTGACGACGTCGCGACGGCGCCCGCCGCCGACGTCCTCTCCGCGATCCTTGGCGCCGAAGGAACTTCGCAACTCCTCGAGACCTACCTCCGCCGCGTCCCGGACCTCAACGCCGCGAAGATCGCCGCGATGGGCGACGAACGCTACGGCATCCCGACGCAGCGCCTCGCCGACGCGCAGTCCGCGCACGCGCCCGTCTACCGCTACCGCATCGACATCGCGGCCCCCGGCGTGCCCGAGCAGCTCGACGGCGGGCACGGCACCGAGACGACGATGGCGTGGAAGACGCCGCTGCCGTTGTTCGCGGAAGCGACCGACGTGAACCCGGCCCGCGAGCGCGCGGCGTTCCTGATCCACCGCTGCTGGGTGCGGTTCGTGCACGACGGCGTCGCGTCCGCCGACGGCCCCGAATGGCCGCCGTACGGCCCGGAGCTGCGGCCGGTGCTGGTTTTCCGGGAAGACACGGACTTGGTGCTCGATCCACGCGCCGAAGAGCGAAAAGCTTGGGGCGACACGGAATGGGCGTCGGGGACCTGGTTCCCGGTGACCTGA